In the genome of Lasioglossum baleicum unplaced genomic scaffold, iyLasBale1 scaffold0055, whole genome shotgun sequence, the window ACGCTCTGAGAACATAACTAAAACCTTgagaatgtatacaaattttattattttttcaaagtaacaCAAACAAGGTTCTCACTATAACtaaatattagaataatttcTAAATACCACGATATGTAATCCTTCATTTACCACTAGACGAACAAGCCATGATTGTACCGTAATTATTGAAATCTATTTATTAGAACATCTATTTTTCATTATACATCTAGCCTCTATAGCAATGACCAATTTTCCACTCAAATGACACCGAACGTACGCTTTCCACATCATTATTATTCACTGATTCTGCAAGAGCACGTTCTACAATTTACTTACGGATAGTCACGATTTCaggaattttcatattttaccacgtttttattagctcgcttttttCTAGTTTCTGTCAGAAAAGGTTGATCGAAATCTTCGGCCTGATAACATATTGAAAGATCTTGGAGGTTACGGCGAGGTGTggccttttatgcacaattatcgATCGAATTGAGACATCTATTCATACATTTAtccaataatatattttcgaatctgttccattactttttgccatttttgtaactatcttttgtatttttcaattctaaTATTGTAcgataatatgtatattgatttatattttgttcaattttagGAAAATGAACAAACTCGAACAGATTCAAGGGGAAGAACGGAAGGAggcggcgacggcgacggcgacggcgacggcagCGGCCACGGCAGCGGCCACGGCAGCGGCGACGGCAGCGGCGACGGcagcggcgacggcgacaccaACGGTGCCGACACCGCCGCCTGAAGAGTACTTCAACTTGGCGACGGCCGTCGCCAACTTGAATTTGCAGCATCGCATGCCGGTGAGTAACTATTCACTACTATTAATTAATAGTGTGTATGTTACtacattgttattaataatggaTATTTTATATGTTACAACACAGCTACATAACAGGCCGATGAACGTGCCGGGCTCCATGCCGGCGGCCATGCCTGGGGCCATGCCTGGGGCCATGGAGGGCGCCATGCCGGGCGCCCTGCAGGGCACAATGCCGGGCGCCCTGCAGGGCACAATGCCGGGGGCCATGCAGGGCGCCATGCCGGGCGCCATGCAGGGCGCCACGCAGGGCGCAATGCAGGGCGCCATGCCGGGCGCCATATTTCTGACCAAGCAACAATTGGTGAGTTATTACAAATGAACTGTGTTATTTTTAATCTTCGATGTACTAAAGTAATacctataataaataaatattgctttGTTGCAGACAACCATAGCAAGAGAGTGGCGGCGACAATTCTACTCCGGCCGCGGAGGACGCGGAGGACGCGGAGGACGCCGAGGACGCGGAGGCCGCGGAGGCCGCGGACGCGTCGTAGTCCACCATTATTACTAAATTATTACTAAATTATtactaaattttataataataatataataaaaatttttataataaaaatataataattattaataattattactaaaaaaattttaaattttatttataaactgtacttttttaaataaatatatatatattaggttgtcccaaaagttccttccgaaatgtgatcctttaatattgctaaataaatattaggttgtcccaaaagttggttttcgatgcatgcacataatgcaaattcatattcagaagtactaaaatattaacataaagattatcgtattgtttgtatttatttagcgacattaaagaaacacattccggaaggaacttttgggacaacctaatatatatatattagagtCTATCTATACCCGATCTGCTAATTTCGCGCCATACAGTCTTCCACTACTTTCCCCCCAATAGTTCCCCACTTTCGGACGTAGACGTAGATACggccctgacgaaactcgcgcatgcgcgcgaAAAGCGCCAACGATCCCATCACCGAGGccgtaggcacacgtacacgtcgCTCCAGCGGTGTGTATGTAAGCACTATACACAGTCTCACTCGAGCACACCGACGCTGCAGCATCGTCAGCCatactgttacgtcacgccggcgaacatagcttctccgacgggcaacatgcagctgaatattccaaaactattgtttggaaacctaaaggaatgacttttgaagcaaacagcgcaccagATTGATGTTTCATCTAACGGATTTGATTACGAAAAAGCCCCATCGttgcgttatcgagaaataGAAGGGCAATCGTCGCGAAATCTTGTCATGCTCGTAGGccgtaggcacacgtacacgtcgCTCGAGCAGTGTGTATGCACCACTACTTTCACGCTTGAGCACACCAACGCTGCAGCATCGTCAGCCatactgttacgtcacgccggcgaatatagcttctccgacgggcaacatgcagctgaatattccaaaactattgtttggaaacctaaaggaatgacttttgaagcaaacagcgcaccagATTGATGTTTCATCTAACGGATTTGATTACGAAAAAGCCCCATCGttgcgttatcgagaaataGAAGGGCAATCGTCGCGAAATCTTGTCATGCTCGTAGGccgtaggcacacgtacacgtcgCTCGAGCGGTGTGTATCAGTGTGTATGCAGTATGCACCAACACTCTCTTGCTTGAGCACACCAACGCTGCAGCATATCGTCATCCAAATTGTGACGTCACGCTTGCTTACGAATCCTACCTTACCGACAACATATTTTCTGCTTCctctgttttaccgatacagtgatTGCTGACGAGTCGTCAGTGACGACGACAATGATAAGTAACCATCACTGGGAAGCGGATGTCAACGCCCGTAGCGGAAAATGTCGGAACTGTATTTTTACATAAACCTCACTTTGGGACGATTTCCAGTCGAAAATGTCTTACAGTTTGTTTAATACTCAAGTAAACAACGTAATAGATGTTGCATTGACAATGTATATGCTCCTGCTAGTTCGCTGTTTGCTTACTTTTTCCATAAGAGCCCTAAATCTCttcatattcatgaaaatgaaaGCTCTTTATAATTTACGAAAATTCGTCAGCTGCAACGCTgcagaataatgaaaattacgcgtcgtaatcgtaaaagaacgtcttttgaagcaaacagcgcgctagattgatctttcatctagcgattttgactactaaaaacccccgtctttgcattatcgagatctCAGAAGGCCTTTCCCTGACCCTTGCAACCtctcgtacgtatacgtggtctagcggtgtgtgagtgtaccaaCACATTCACGCGCGAGTgtcgtctcctagcagatgacggtcgcgcgtgaacactcacacaccgctagagtacactcacacaccgctagaccacgtatacgtacgcgagaattgctaggatcagggaaatgcgttctgatttctcgataatgcaaagacgggggtttttattagtcaaaatcgctagataaaagatcaatctagtgcgctgtttgcttcaaaagtcgttcttttacgtttccgagcaatgattttgcaatattcggctgcatgttgcccgtcgcatgttgcccgttagatggcgctgcagtcacgccggcgtactagcctctccgacgggcaacatgcagccgaatattgcaaaatcattgctcggaaacgtaaaagaacgacttttgaagcaaacagcgcactagattgatcttttatctagcgattttgactaataaaaacccccgtctttgcattatcgagaaatcagaacgcatttccctgatcctagcaattctcgcgtacgtatacgtggtctagcggtgtgtgagtgtactctagcggtgtgtgagtgttcacgcgcgaccgtcatctgctaggag includes:
- the LOC143219568 gene encoding uncharacterized protein LOC143219568, translating into MNSCGNTTPDQAPSKEHSCTYPRSTTPRPGLRKKPGDPSATYESGRPCLVAKAAGHPFSGGESTRGSDTLESRKTSGIPDAQLRKWQANYHPAHLNTFAPLQQNKLRSPPIHRRSSGSPWSPTRRVAASDHRWLPPPFSTSAATRVRRVTSPVRHVTAHPARLRGTSSMLPALAYITRVVLHLVLQFSKMNKLEQIQGEERKEAATATATATAAATAAATAAATAAATAAATATPTVPTPPPEEYFNLATAVANLNLQHRMPLHNRPMNVPGSMPAAMPGAMPGAMEGAMPGALQGTMPGALQGTMPGAMQGAMPGAMQGATQGAMQGAMPGAIFLTKQQLTTIAREWRRQFYSGRGGRGGRGGRRGRGGRGGRGRVVVHHYY